TCCCACTACGTCAATGAACATTGCGATAATCACAAGGATTATCTAGTCACTAAAAAGGCGGAATTGCTCCGCCAAAGATGCCTGAAACGAGCCGGCTTCTATTTGAATTCCGACTCCCCTTTCAGGGCGATGCAATGATAAGGATCTTAAGCTCTCATTGCAAATATAAAATCAACTTATTTTGAAATATTTTTAAAGGCGTACAATTGCCTCACCGCAAACAATTTCAAAACGGTTTATAATCAATCTTTTAGGAAAAGTAGCTAAAAAAGCCCGACCTATTCTTCTTCAGATTTGCCTGATGAAGATTCATCTTCTTTGGACTCTTTCTTAGCTTCCGTTTCTTTCTTCTTGGAAGCTTTAGTCCCTTTACTCTTTTTGGTAGAGCTTGAAGAAGATTTGCCGGCTCGTCGCGTACGCTTGGTCTTAGTACTGTCTTCTGGTTTGATATCGTTGTAATCAACGAGCTCTATGACAGCCATGTCGGCAGAGTCTCCTGCACGGGATCCCATCTTGATAACACGGGTATATCCGCCGGGACGATCACCTACCTTATCGGAAATTTCTCCGAAGAGGTGAGAAACTGCCTGCTTGTCTTTCAGTTTTGAAAAGACCTGGCGACGATTATGAGAAGTATCTTCTTTTGCCTTGGTGATCAGAGGCTCAATAAACGTACGAAGCTCTTTTGCCTTAGGCAATGTCGTAACTATTCGGTGCTCTTTAATCAAAGCTACGGATAATGCACTCAGCGTAGCAGCACGATGTGAAGTAGTACGACCTAATTTTCTTCCTTTAACTAAATGACGCATCTTCTAAAATACTTTTATGATTTATCCAAAAATTTTGAGACATCCATTCCAAAATGGAGATTCTTGTCTTCGATCACTTCAACCAACTCAGCCAGTGACTTCTTACCGAAGTTTCTGAACTTTAGCAGATCCTGTTCATCTCTGGAAACAAGCTCACCAATGGTATTGATGTTGGCTGATTTCAGGCAGTTGTAGGCACGGACGCTGAGATTCAAATCTTCAATGCTTGTTTTAAGCAGATTTGCAATTCTCTGTTTTTCAGCATCAACCTCTTCCTCTTCCTGAGTGAATGGCTCATCAATTTTTTCTGTGATGAATTTCTCAATATGCTCTTTGAGAATTTTACCGGCGATAGTCAGTGCTTCCTTCGCATTAACGGAACCATCGGTAGTAATGTCCATAGTCAGCTTTTCATAGTCTGTACGCTGACCTACACGAACATTATCTACATTAAATTTCACTTGTTTGATCGGTGTGTAGATAGCATCTATGGGAATGAGGTTTACATCCTCTTCTGAATCGAAATTCTGTTCTTCGGCAGGTACGTAACCTCTTCCGCGTCCGACACGAAGTTCAATTTCAAGCTCGGCATCTTCAGACATCGTGGCGATAACAAGGTCTTTATTCAGGACTTCATAATCGGCTGTAGCCTCTGCAATATCATCAGCAGTAAGTTTGCCTTCACCTTTCTTGGTAATATGGATGATTCCACTACTCTGTTCTACCTGGCTGAAGCGAACTTCTTTCAGGTTTAGAATAATTTCATAAACATCCTCTTTCACACCCTGAATGCTGGAATATTCATGCTCAACACCGTTGATCTTAACGGCATTAATGGCAATTCCGGGTAGGGATGAGAGAAGGATTCTACGGAAAGAGTTTCCTATGGTAACACCGAAACCTCTTTCCAAAGGTTGTAGAACAAAAGTCCCAAAAGTGTCTTTGGATTCTTCTACCTCTAAACTCTCGGGCATTTGAATACTATAGTTGCTCATAATAAAAGCGAATAATGAAAATGTTGAAAATTACTTGGAGTACAGCTCAACAATAAGCTGAACGTTAATGTTCTCGGGGATCTCTTCCAGAGTCGGGTTGTTTAAATATTTACCTGACTTGGATTTCTTATCGATCTCGAGCCATTTGTACTTGCTGGTCGGTGCATGCTGAAGTGAATCCTCAATTACTTCCAGATTCTTCGACTTCGGACGAACAGAAATAACGTCACCGGGCTTGAGATGGTAAGATGGAATATTCACTACCTCACCATTTACCACAATGTGCTTGTGGCTGACCAGCTGCCGGGCTTGACGTCTGGTTCTGGCAATTCCCAAACGGAAAACAGTGTTGTCAAGACGGCTTTCGAGATATTGAAGAAGAATTTCACCGGTTACACCGTCTTTAGCATTGGCTTTGTGGAAAAGATTTGCAAATTGCTTCTCCAACAATCCGTAAGTGTACTTGGCTTTCTGCTTCTCTTCAAGCTGTATAGCATATTCCGATTTTCTGGAATATCTGGAACGTCCATGCTGACCCGGACCGTAAGGCTTTCTTTCAAGTGCCTTACTTGGACCAAAAATGGGTTCTCTGAAACGTCTTGCTTTCTTTTGTTTTGGACCTCTATATCTTGCCATAACTTATCTTCTACTTTTAAACTCTTCGTCGTTTGGGTGGTCTGCAGCCATTGTGCGGAATAGGCGTGCGATCTTTGATAGATGTTACCTCAAGTCCGCTGGAGGATAAAGCACGTATTGCTGCTTCTCTTCCTGATCCCGGACCCTTAACAAACACTTCTACACGACGCAGTCCCATTTCATAAGCTGCGGTTGCAGCTGTCTCGGAACTCAGTTGTGCCGCGTAAGGAGTATTCTTTCTGGAACCCTTAAAGCCTTCCTTCCCGGCTGATGACCAGGATAAGGCATTTCCATCAGCATCGGTAATAGTTACCAATACATTATTGAAAGTGGCCTTGATAAAAGCCATTCCATTTGGATCAGAAAGTTGCTTCCTCTTTTTTCTTTTACCTGCTGCAGGTTTTCTCTGTTTCTTTGCCATTTATCTACTCGTATTAGTGATTACTTCGAAACTTTTTTCTTACCGGCTACCGTGCGCCGCTTCCCTTTTCGGGTTCTGGCGTTTGTCTGAGTCCGTTGACCCCTTACCGGCAGGCCTTTTCTATGTCGTGTTCCTCTGTAGGAACCGATTTCAATCAGACGGCGAATGTTTTGGTTTACTTCGGTACGAAGTGCACCTTCAACCTTGTACTCCGAATCTATCTTCTTTCGAAGTTCTGCAACCTGATCGTCCGTCCAGTCTTTTACTTTGGTACTTCGGTCGATGTCCAGGCTATCAAGAATTTCCTGAGCAGTTGAACGACCAATACCATAAATGTAGGTAAGGCCTATTTCGCCACGTTTATCTTTTGGTAAGTCAATTCCAGCAATTCTTGCCATAAAAACTATCCGATTTTATTATCCCTGCCGTTGCTTGTGGCGTGGATTTTTCTTGTTGATTACATATACGCGACCATTGCGTCGAACAATTTTGTCGTCTGCGCTTCTTTTCTTAACTGAAGATTTGGTCTTCATAACGTTAAAACTTTGAATTAAAAATTATTTATAACGATACGTGATACGACCTTTAGAAAGATCGTATGGTGACATCTCCACCGCGACTCGGTCGCCGGGGAGAATTTTAATATAGTGCATTCTCATTTTGCCGGATACATGGGCCAGAATTTCATGCCCGTTATCCAGCTCTACCCGAAATTGTGCATTGGGCAGTGCTTCAATAATTTCTCCGTCTTGTTTAATTGGCTCTTCTTTAGCCATTCTCAATCTTTGCGTTAATTCGACTTTTTGTTATCTCATCAATATAATCAAAAGTACTGAGAATTTCAGCCTTTCCTTCACGTACAACTACATCGTGCTCGTAATGAGCGGCGATGCTTTGGTCTTCAGTAACAACGGTCCATCCGTCATTCAGTGTTTTAACCTTCCAACCGCCCATCGTGATCATCGGCTCAATGGCCAAGGTCATCCCTGATCGTAATCGTTCGCCCCTGCCGGGCTTGCCGAAATTCGGGACCGAAGGATCTTCATGCAGCGATTTACCCAAGCCGTGTCCAACCAGGTCTCTTACCACACCGTATCCTTTGTTTTCACAATGATTCTGCACGGCATTTGAAATATCGCCCACTTTGTTGCCGTGAACGGTCTTATCAATACCTTTATAGAGCGATTCAAGTGTTGTTCTTAAAAGATCTAACGTTTTTTCATCGCACTCGCCTACCGCAAAGGTGTAGGCATGATCACCGAAGTAGCCGTTTTTCTCTACCCCGCAGTCTATGGAAACAACATCGCCTTCTTTCAAGTTTCTTTTCTCGCTGGGTATTCCGTGAACTACTTCTTCATTAATCGAAATACATAGTGTTGCCGGAAACGGATTTTTGTCAGTTCCATATCCCTTAAAAGCGGGACGGCCGTTATATCTTTCAATATATTCTTCGGCTACCCGGTCCAGCTTGGCGGTGGTTACACCCGGTTCAATATGTTTCGCCACTTCTGCAAGCGTGCGCGAAACAAGCTGCGCACTATCACGCATTTTTTCAATTTCCGATTCACTCTTCAGAAATATCATCAGGCCCTGCGTCTACCTTTGATCTTGCCTGTCTTCATAAATCCATCGTAGTGACGCATCATCAGGTGACTTTCAATCTGCTGTAGGGTGTCAATTGCTACACCGACTATAATTAACAGGCTGGTGCCGCCATAGAACATGGCAAACCCCGGGGTTACACCCAGCCGTGCAGCAAAGGCCGGCAAGATGGCAACAAAGCCCAGGAACAAAGCTCCAGGTAGTGTCACCTTAGTAAGAATGTTGTCAATAAATTCTACAGTTTGTTTGCCTGGACGTACGCCGGGGATAAATCCACCCTGTCGTTTCATAGTGTCGGCCATTTCTCTCGGATTAACCGAGATTGCTGTATAGAAGTATGTAAAGAACACACAGATAATGAAGAATATGATCGAGTACGTTATTCCCGTAAAGTCAGATGACCACGCTGTCAACATTTGCACAGTTTCGTTATTGGGAAAGAACGTTCCCACCGTACTCGGGATAAACATGATAGACTGAGCAAAGATAATCGGCATTACACCTGCGGCATTAACTTTCAGCGGCAGGTACTGTGTGGTTCCACCGTAAACTTTTCTTCCGACAACCCTCTTGGCATACTGCACAGGAACTTTTCGTACCCCCTGGGTTAATACCACACAAGCTGCAATGACTAGTATTAGTGCTGCAAGTTCAGCTATTACGATAATGGCATTGCTTTTGGTGGTGACCTCATTGATCAGATTCGTTGGCAAAGCAGCTATAATACCGATCATTATAAGAATCGATATACCGTTTCCGATGCCTCTTTCCGTAATACGTTCACCGAGCCACATTACAAATGTAGTCCCCGCTGTCAGTATGATCATAGAAGTAATGACAAACGTCACATTACTAACCACAATAGCATTCGGTGAAGTCGCCATCAGGTTTATCGCAAACCCTATAGACTGTACAAGAGTAATTCCAACGGTACCGTACCGGGTTAACCGGTTAATTTTTCGTCGTCCTTCTTCTCCTTCTCGCTGAAGCTTTTGGAAATAAGGAACTACTGCCCCCATTAGCTGAATAATAATTGCCGCTGTAATGTAAGGCATAATACCCAATGCAAATACACCGGCCCGTGTAAAGGCACCTCCAACAAACATATCGAAAAGTCCCAGCAAGCTGGAAGCATTTCCGGTACTCTGTACCAGTTGTGAAGCGTCCACGCCGGGCAGCGTCACATAACTTCCGATTCGGTAAACCATCAATATACCGACCACGTAGAGGATGCGATTTTTCAGCTCCTCAATCTTAAATATATTTCGAAAGTTTTCTACTAAACTCATTGAGTGATGTTAAAACTAAAATGTTATGATTCTATAGTAGTAACTGAACCGCCGGCTTTTTCTACTTTTTCTTTACCAGACTTGCTGAAATCGTGAACTTCAATTTCTACTTCTGAAGAGATTTCCCCTCTTCCCAACAGTTTCACAAGATCACCATTATCAATCAATCCTACTTCTTCGAGGTCAGACAAGGTAATTGTCTTTCCGAGACGTCCGTCTTCAACAAATGCATCAATAGTATCTACGTTCAAGGGTACATACTCAGTACGGAACGGATTCTTGAACCCGAACTTTGGAATGCGTCGCTGAAGTGGCATCTGTCCGCCTTCGAACCAGAATCGCACTTTGAAACCGCTTCGTGACTTCTGTCCGTTATGACCACGACCAACAGTGTGGCTACCGTGTCCTGAACCTTGCCCGCGTCCGATACGCTTGCGGTCTTTTTGATTCGGTTTTGGAGCTTTTAAATTACTTAAATCCATTTTGTGTCAACCGGAATTTATAATTCTTAATATTCTATTATCCTTCAAAAACTTTACCCAGCGAAACGCCTCTGCGCTGCGCAACTTCAACGGGATCCGTCAAATTCTTCAATGCATTATAGGTAGCCTTGACCATGTTATGCGGATTTGAAGAACCCAGTGATTTGGTCAATATGTTCTGTATTCCTGCGATGTCAAGCAGCGCCTTTACGGGTCCGCCTGCAATTACACCGGTACCTTCAGAGGCCGGACGCAATAGTACTTCACCGGCA
The Halalkalibaculum roseum DNA segment above includes these coding regions:
- the rplQ gene encoding 50S ribosomal protein L17, yielding MRHLVKGRKLGRTTSHRAATLSALSVALIKEHRIVTTLPKAKELRTFIEPLITKAKEDTSHNRRQVFSKLKDKQAVSHLFGEISDKVGDRPGGYTRVIKMGSRAGDSADMAVIELVDYNDIKPEDSTKTKRTRRAGKSSSSSTKKSKGTKASKKKETEAKKESKEDESSSGKSEEE
- a CDS encoding DNA-directed RNA polymerase subunit alpha, with the protein product MSNYSIQMPESLEVEESKDTFGTFVLQPLERGFGVTIGNSFRRILLSSLPGIAINAVKINGVEHEYSSIQGVKEDVYEIILNLKEVRFSQVEQSSGIIHITKKGEGKLTADDIAEATADYEVLNKDLVIATMSEDAELEIELRVGRGRGYVPAEEQNFDSEEDVNLIPIDAIYTPIKQVKFNVDNVRVGQRTDYEKLTMDITTDGSVNAKEALTIAGKILKEHIEKFITEKIDEPFTQEEEEVDAEKQRIANLLKTSIEDLNLSVRAYNCLKSANINTIGELVSRDEQDLLKFRNFGKKSLAELVEVIEDKNLHFGMDVSKFLDKS
- the rpsD gene encoding 30S ribosomal protein S4, which translates into the protein MARYRGPKQKKARRFREPIFGPSKALERKPYGPGQHGRSRYSRKSEYAIQLEEKQKAKYTYGLLEKQFANLFHKANAKDGVTGEILLQYLESRLDNTVFRLGIARTRRQARQLVSHKHIVVNGEVVNIPSYHLKPGDVISVRPKSKNLEVIEDSLQHAPTSKYKWLEIDKKSKSGKYLNNPTLEEIPENINVQLIVELYSK
- the rpsK gene encoding 30S ribosomal protein S11; this translates as MAKKQRKPAAGKRKKRKQLSDPNGMAFIKATFNNVLVTITDADGNALSWSSAGKEGFKGSRKNTPYAAQLSSETAATAAYEMGLRRVEVFVKGPGSGREAAIRALSSSGLEVTSIKDRTPIPHNGCRPPKRRRV
- the rpsM gene encoding 30S ribosomal protein S13; protein product: MARIAGIDLPKDKRGEIGLTYIYGIGRSTAQEILDSLDIDRSTKVKDWTDDQVAELRKKIDSEYKVEGALRTEVNQNIRRLIEIGSYRGTRHRKGLPVRGQRTQTNARTRKGKRRTVAGKKKVSK
- the rpmJ gene encoding 50S ribosomal protein L36, with the protein product MKTKSSVKKRSADDKIVRRNGRVYVINKKNPRHKQRQG
- the infA gene encoding translation initiation factor IF-1, with translation MAKEEPIKQDGEIIEALPNAQFRVELDNGHEILAHVSGKMRMHYIKILPGDRVAVEMSPYDLSKGRITYRYK
- the map gene encoding type I methionyl aminopeptidase, which produces MIFLKSESEIEKMRDSAQLVSRTLAEVAKHIEPGVTTAKLDRVAEEYIERYNGRPAFKGYGTDKNPFPATLCISINEEVVHGIPSEKRNLKEGDVVSIDCGVEKNGYFGDHAYTFAVGECDEKTLDLLRTTLESLYKGIDKTVHGNKVGDISNAVQNHCENKGYGVVRDLVGHGLGKSLHEDPSVPNFGKPGRGERLRSGMTLAIEPMITMGGWKVKTLNDGWTVVTEDQSIAAHYEHDVVVREGKAEILSTFDYIDEITKSRINAKIENG
- the secY gene encoding preprotein translocase subunit SecY, whose amino-acid sequence is MSLVENFRNIFKIEELKNRILYVVGILMVYRIGSYVTLPGVDASQLVQSTGNASSLLGLFDMFVGGAFTRAGVFALGIMPYITAAIIIQLMGAVVPYFQKLQREGEEGRRKINRLTRYGTVGITLVQSIGFAINLMATSPNAIVVSNVTFVITSMIILTAGTTFVMWLGERITERGIGNGISILIMIGIIAALPTNLINEVTTKSNAIIVIAELAALILVIAACVVLTQGVRKVPVQYAKRVVGRKVYGGTTQYLPLKVNAAGVMPIIFAQSIMFIPSTVGTFFPNNETVQMLTAWSSDFTGITYSIIFFIICVFFTYFYTAISVNPREMADTMKRQGGFIPGVRPGKQTVEFIDNILTKVTLPGALFLGFVAILPAFAARLGVTPGFAMFYGGTSLLIIVGVAIDTLQQIESHLMMRHYDGFMKTGKIKGRRRA
- the rplO gene encoding 50S ribosomal protein L15, with translation MDLSNLKAPKPNQKDRKRIGRGQGSGHGSHTVGRGHNGQKSRSGFKVRFWFEGGQMPLQRRIPKFGFKNPFRTEYVPLNVDTIDAFVEDGRLGKTITLSDLEEVGLIDNGDLVKLLGRGEISSEVEIEVHDFSKSGKEKVEKAGGSVTTIES